The nucleotide sequence TGATATTGGTCAAAAGCATCGCCAGATCTGACTCTTCGAGTGCTATGTCTTCCCATGGGATGAGTTTAAACCAGAGTTCATAGTGCTTATCCTGATAAAAAATACCCTCTTCCGGAGAGAACTCTATCTCATCGATGTAGGCAAACTCTGTGTTAAAACCGGCTTCTGTGGCAATGTGCTGTAGAAGACGAACGGTGTTTTCCTCTTCGGAATTTCCTTTGACAGAGGTAAAGAGAAAGTTCCACCCGTCATAACGTTCTTCAAAGGTTGAGACATCTTCTTCCAGGGTTACAAGACGTTTAAAATTGTCTACAAGGGCTTCGTAAAGTGCATTGAACTGGCTTGCTTCTTCAAGACTGTTTTTCTTCAGCATAGCCCACTGTACGATAGCAGTTTCAAACAGTGCAGTGGGAGTATCTGCATTGAATTCCAAAAGTTTGATGGGTTTCCCATCCACACCGCCGGCTAGATCAAAACGTCCGTACAAATGCCAATGCACATCATTTTCCCATGACGCTTGGATCACTTCTACAAGATTAAAAGGTATGCCTATCTCATGAAAGAGATTGTTTTGTATCACATGCTCTGCTGCTTCAACAAACATGTCATACAGTGTATTGGTCGCTTCATAATAGGCTTCAGCCTCTTCCTCAGAGATGACGACCAGTTCATCAGAGATATAACTTGTTTCATCATGGTCTGTATGCCAGACAAAACCGAGTGATTCCAAATAATCAGTGTCCAGAGGAGTGGTTTTATGTAAACTTAACATCTTTTAGCCACCAAAAAAACCGCCGGTACGGCTTGAAGTACTTTTACTTCCAAAAAATCCGCTTCTTTTGGCACTGCTTTTTTTAGCTGCTTCAAAACTTTTTTGACTTCTTGTATAGGTTGAGGGAGATTTGTATCCTGCTTGTCTGTTGTTCTGGTAGTTTTGGTTGCCAAAAAGCTTTGAGCCGATCCAGGAACCGATGACCGCTCCCGCCATACTGGAGAGAAGTATTTCTCCTAGACCCATGCCTCCCTGTTGTGACATTTGAGGATCTTGTGCTTTGGTCAGGTTGGACGTTCCATTGTCGATCTTGGCTGCCTCCTGGGCAACCAGGGCATCCATTTCAGGCTGGGTCAATATACGTTCTGTCCCATCCATTTGTCTCAGTACGATACGTGTCTCTTCTGCTGGAAACTCATCTTTGATCTGGTATCTGCCCGGAGCAGTCTCTTCTATAATGACAAAGGCATTTTGCGCTTTTTTTTCTTGTTGCTGTTGCTGGTTATTGCTGAAACAACCTGTGACACCAGTAGCCAAAAGTGCACCAAGACCGGTTGCTGTTGCCATGGTTGAAAGTTTTCTTAACTGTTTCATTGTGTATCCATAATTATGTTTTGGAGAATCATAGCAAAATATGATTAATAGAAGGGAGAAAAAAAGTGTAAGGAAAGGTAAAACAGAGAAGGAAGAGGTTCTCTGTTTTAAATCATAAAAGGGTATTTAGACCAGTGAATTAGTCCATCTGTTTTCTAAGAAATGTAGGTACATCCAAGATATCTTCATTTTCACCATTGTATCCACCTACAACCATTTTACTTCTTACTGTATTGATGTCACAAGTATTTGCACTTAACAGTGTCTTTTGTTTTGTGACTGTCGGCTCAGGCACAGCGTTTTTATCTTCAAATCCGGTAGCAACGATAGTGATCTTCACTTCGTCAACAGCCATGTTCACATTGGTTGTTGTACCAAAGATGACAGATGCATCTTCATCAGCACTCTCTTCAACAATACTCATAGCTTCACCGATCTCCATAATAGGATAATCAGGATGGATGTCAAAGTGTACAAGTACACCCATCGCACCATCGATAGAGATGTTGTCAAGAAGAGGAGATTCGATCGCCGCTTTTGCCGCATCATAGGCTGCATTCTTACCTGACGCATATCCAGCACCCATAAGCGCAAGTCCTCTGTGACTCATCACTGTTTTCACATCGGCAAAGTCAAGGTTGATATCATTTTCCCCATGAGAAAGAATCACTTTAGAGATACCACCTACGGCCTGAGCAAGAATATCATCTACCATTCTAAAGCTCTCTTTGATACCAAGGTTTTTCTCAACGATAGAAAGAAGTTTTTCATTCGGTACGACAATGATAGAATCACTCTCTCTTTTGAGTTCTTCTAAGCCTTCTTTCGCAAGTTTTGTTCTTTTTCTACCTTCAAATTTGAAAGGACTTGTTACGATAGAAACAGTCAGTGCACCCACTTCTTTTGCCGCCTGCGCAATGATCGGTGCAGCACCTGTCCCTGTACCGCCACCAAGACCTGCAGAGATAAAGACGATATCAGAACCTTCAAGCATCTTTTTGATATCTTCAAAGCTTTCAAGTGCAGCTTCTCTACCTTTCTCCGGAAGCATACCTGCCCCCAGTCCTCTTGTAGCATTGATGCCCAATTGCATTTTGTATGGTGCCAAAGAACTCTCCAGTGCTTGTGCATCCGTATTGGCCACGATGAGATCGATCGTGTTGATCCCTTCGCTGATCATGTGATTGATCATGTTACCACCGCCGCCACCGACGCCGATAGCTTTAATCTTTGCCCCATTTGTGTGACATTTCGTTTCAACGATATCTATTTCAAACTCTTCCATGTTTTCCCCCTTTATTTAATTTTTTAAAAAAGCTGTCTTGCCCAACTCGCCAGTTTTTTTAATGGATTTTTATTTTCACGACCTAGATCGGGAAGATCGTCAAATGAGATGTCTGACTCTTCCTGATCTTTTAGTTTATGTTCTTTCTCGTCTTTATGAGCTCGGGTTGTCTGTGCCTCTTCGGTATTCGGTGAATGACCTATCCTGATGTCATTGAGGTTATCTTCGAACATCGCCTTTGAATGGAGTAACTCTTGCTGGAAATTGATCTCATATTGTGTATGTCCTCCTGCTTGATAGAGCAGTAAACCCACAACGGTTGAAAATGCCGGATCTTTGAGCTCCTCAAAAAGACCATTGACATTATCCGGGTAGCCCACTCTTACAGGCATACCTGTGAAGATGGCCTGTGCCAGCTCTCTCATACCTTTAAGTTTTGTCATACCTCCGGTCAAGATAATACCGGCACCTATTTGCTCTTTCAATGCAGATTTTTCCAATGACTTGGACAAGATCATGAGTGCCTCTTCTACACGTGAGAAAATCACAGAATGGACCACTTCCAGGGAGACACCATTACGGCTCTCTTCATCACCAATGATCGGGAGTTCTATAACTTCATTGGAACTCTCTATGAGACTTCCATGACGTATTTTGACATTTTCTGCTATCTGCAGAGGCGTATGCAGTGCCATGGAAAGGTCATTGGTGATATGGTTTGACCCTACACCCAGGAAATCATTGTATCGGATGGAGTTCCCCGTATGTATGACGAGATTACTTGTTTGACCGCCCAGGTCGATCACTGCAACACCAAGCTCTTTTTCATCTTCATCCATCGTAGCAATAGCAGAAGCATAACCGCTCAAGACAATACCGTCTATCTCAACACCGGCAGAACGCACGGCTTTTTTAAGATTGGAAAGGTTTGATTTTTGTGTCATGATGATGTTGACATCTACTTCCATACGACTGGCATTCATACCGAACGGATCTTCTATGAAGTCTTGATCATCCACTCTGAAATTGTAAGGCAAGACATGGATGACGTCATACTCAGTCGGCACATTGGCATTGTAGAGTGCTGTCTGCATTACACGATTGATCTCTTTGATGGAGATGTCTTTATGAGGGATGTTGACAATACCCGTAGAGTTCAGACTTTTGGCATAGGCATTGGAGATAGAAACCGTTGCAGAAGTAATGTTACTCCCTGCAATACGTTTTGCATCGTTGATGGCTTTTTTGATGGATTTAGAAGCAAGTTCTATATTGGTGATCGCACCTTTCTTCACCCCTTGGGATTTAGAGATGCCATGTCCTTGAATGGTGACCTCGGAGTCTTGTATTTCAGCGATGATAGCACATATTTTAGTGGAACCGATATCAATAGCTAAAATTGTGTCGCTCAATTTGTCAGCCCTCCCATATAGACTTCTGTAGGATATTGTTTATCTAACATCTTAATCAGATTCGATTCAAATGTACTTTGTTTCAGTTTATTTGCCGTTTCTTTTACAAGCGCTGTCTGATTGTCATCCATAGGCAGCAGTTTTTGTTCTAAGATATTATAAACTATAACCTTATCGAATACGCTTATGATACCTTTTTCTTTTGATGATGTAAAGAGTTTTTGTAAAAATTGTAAACTTTCTTGTGTATTTAGTGGATTCAGGTTGACATTATCTTCCAATTTGACAAAATCCGAGATGATCGCATCGTTTTGATCAAAGTGTTCAAGTGTGGTCTCTGCCAAGGCTAAAAGGGCTTCTTTTTTAGCCTGGTTTTCATACAGTACAGTCACTTCCTTTTTAGCCTCTTCGTAGGTTTTGACCTTGGGTAGGACAATATTCTCTATTTTTACCGTGGCATAGGCGTCTCCAACAACTTTAGGTTTAAGGATATCGCCTACAGATTTTTCCTTCAAGGCACTCCATACTTCCTCTGTAAGCTGATCATCACCCATTGGAAGCGAGATCTTCTCACTGTTGTCAAGGCTACCTTTTTTAAATGCGATATATGCTTTCTGTGCTGTTTTTTTTGTTTTCTTGATTTTGAGATCTTTGGTGACCAGTACTTTGGCTTCTTCGAAAGGAAGTTGTTTCCCTGTTCCGTCTGTATAGTTGAAGCTATTTGCGTCATAGTGTGCTTTGAGTTCATCATCCGTGACAGGCGTATCTTTGCTTTGTGTCCACAAAATAGAGAGTTCATACATTTGCGGGGTCAAAAAGTTCTCTTTTTGCATTTCCCAGTAGGCTTTCACTTTTGCTTCATCGGTGACGAAGTTGAGATCATCGTTTGTCAATACTTTGTATGCCAGCTTGTCACTGACATTCATCGCTGCAGAGATAGCTTCTTCTTCAAGTGGCAGAGTATCTACCGCAAGCAGTGAAAATGTCTTTTCCAGGATAAGCTCTTCTCTCAGTGTCTCTTCAAAGGCATTGGCCCTGAGTTTCTGACTTTTCAGGTAACCCTCATAGATCTCTTTCACGAAAACACCATCTTTCTGGAACGCTCTGATCTCTTGTAATTTCTGTGCGACTTCAGCATCTGAAACAATGATACCCATGTCTTTTGCAAAGTTCAAGATCTTCGCCTGTGTTGCCAATCTGGCAAAGGCCTGTTTGACCAGTCCCATCTCTTGGGCGGTTTTCTCATCCAGTTGTCCTTGCATTGCCTGATTGTATTGGTTGTATAGATTGCTGTATACCATGTTGAGTTTTGTTTGTTTGATCTCTATGTCACCGACTTTGGCAACACTCCCTGCTTTTGAACCAAAATTGTAACTTCCCCAACCTACAAAACCGGCACCAATAAATGCGACGGTTGCTACCCAGATCGTCCATACCAGGTATTTATTGTGTTTTTGCATCCAACTAATCATACTTCATCTACCTTCAATCGAAAAATTTGTACAATATTCTATCTAAAATAAGCTTATCGCTAATGAATGGGAGTTTGAAAAGAATATGACTGATCAAAATGCAAAAATGATGCAGCGAGACCTGGAAGTGATATGGCATCCGTGTACACAAATGAAGGATCATGAAACTTTGCCATTGGTCCCCATTAAATCCGGGAAAGGTGTCTATCTTTATGATTTTGAAGGTAATGCCTATATCGATGCGGTCAGCTCCTGGTGGGTCAATATTTTCGGACATGCCAATGAAACGATCAACACGAAGATCAAAGCACAGCTTGACACATTGGAACATGTACTCCTGGCAGGCTTCACACATGAACCGGCTATAGAACTTGCACATAAACTGGTCAATATAACGCCTCACGGTCTGGACAAAGTTTTTTATGTAGACAATGGTTCTTCTGCAGTGGAAGCAGCATTAAAAATGAGTTACCATTACCATCTCAACAAGGGAAAGCGTAAGGCACTTTTCCTTTCATTGACAAATTCGTATCATGGAGAGACAATCGGTGCATTGAGTGTAGGGGATGTCGAACTCTATAAAGATACCTATGCGCCTCTGCTCATTGCCAATATGCAAGTACCTGTACCCAAAGACCAAAGTGTAGAAGCTGCCCAAGAAGCATTGCAGGCGTTGGAAGAAGTCTTAAAAGAGAAGGGGGATGAGATAGCAGCCTTTATCATTGAGCCTCTCATTCAGGGTGCAGGAGGGATGCATATGTACCATCCTGCCTATCTTTCAGGGGCAAGAGCATTGACACAACAGTACGGTGTGCATCTCATCACAGATGAGATCATGACAGGATTTGGACGTACGGGAAAGATGTTTGCCTGTGATCATGCAGAGATATCGCCTGATTTCATGACCCTCTCTAAAGCTTTGACAGGAGGGTATCTGGCGCTCTCTGTGGTCATGACGACCGTTGATGTCTATGAGGCTTTTTATTGTGACTATAATGAATACAAAGCTTTTTTGCATTCGCACAGTTACACAGGGAACCCTTTGGCATGTGCTGCTGCATTGGCTACTTTGGAGATATTTGAACAGAATGATATCATAGGAGAGAATGAGAAAAAAAGCAGGTATATTAAAGAAGCGTTGGAAAAGTTTTCTGTTTTATCCAATGTAAAAGAGATACGGCAGCAGGGTATGGTCACCGCCATAGAGTTAAAGGGGTACGAAACCACTGAACGTATAGGTGTAAAGATCTACGAATATGCTTTAACACAGGGGGTCTTACTCAGACCACTGGGACATATCATCTATTTTATGCCTCCGTATGTCATCTCTTATGAAGAGATAGACAAAATGATAGAGGTGGCCTATGCAGGGGTAAAAAAAGTAGCGAAATAAATTTACTTTTTAAAGAAACGGCGGTTTTCTTTTTGTAAACGGTGATAATGCTTTTCGGCACGTTTAATACCAAACTCCATGGCTTCTTTGTAGAACTGTTCAGCCTTTTTTTTGTCCTGGTTCGTCTCTATACCGTGTTCATAAAACTGTGCTATGTCACAGAGTGCTTCAGGGTAATCTTCAAGGGCTAAACTATGCATATGTGCAAAGGCTTCAGGGATGTTTTTTGTGAGTATAACACCCTTAAAGAGCTCTCGGGCCAACATAAACTTGGCAAACTTTGATTCTGAAGCAGCACAGATAAGCAGGAGTTGAGCGGCTTCACTCTCTTTACCCTCTTCATTTAAGTGTTTGACAGATGTGAGCGTTTCTTCTATCTCCTCTTCCGTATACCCCTCCTGAGAGATCTTTCTTAAGAGGTTTTCAACAGAATCAAACTTTTCATAGGTTCTTTCTTTCATCGGATACTGCTTTTTCATACTGTTCAGTTTCTGAGCAATGTAAGGAATCGCTTTATATTGCTGTGAACGTGTTTCTTCTTCTCTCTTTATAGCAGGTTTGAGCTCCTTGAGGAGTTCATCTTTGGAGGGCAGTTCTTTTTGTATGAATGTCTCAGTCTCTTGGGGCATAGACTCTTCTATGACCGGTTCATTTTTTTCACTCTCTTGGTTATCAAAAAAGGTATCTTTATCTGTATGATCTGCCTTTTTTGGAGATTCAAAGAAAGTATCTGTGGAAGTCTGTGTAACATCCAATGTAATGTTGTCAGTCAGTACATGGTCCACGTCAATATTGAGAAGGGCATCAAAAGCACTATGCTCCACTTGTTTTTGTTCCACTTTTGTTTCTACTTTTGTCTCTTCAGGAAATTCATCAAGAAGAAAATCATTCATATCGATCTCTTGAGGTTTCTCATTTCTATGTGATGTGACAAAAAGATCGAACTCATCTATGATAGCTTGCTCTTCTGCTGCCATAGCAGCTTGTGCTTGCTGTGAGGTTCTTTGCAGTATATCTTCTGTGGGTGTTTCAATATATTGGTTAATAAGACCTTGAGCCTTTGCATAGTTCTCTGCCTGAATGGATGTAATGATCTCCTGGATTTTCAGATCTGTTTTAAGGAGCCCCAACTTTAAGATCTGAAGCTGTATGGTCTCTACATCAGTGATGGAAATTGCATGGTTAATGATGCTTAATCTTTTCTGTGTCTGATTCATATCAGGTATCCTATGTTAGATTGTATTTGAAGGAGTATAACAAAAGAATGCTTTACAGAAGTGTTGACACATGAACGGTAGTTGTTTGTATCTACTCTCTATGAGAGCTGAAAATATGTACTTTATGAACAACAAGAATAAGGAGGATGCTTTACAGAATGGCTGATAAAGCCAACAATCTGCAAGAGTTTTCCAAAATAGAAATCTTCTTTGCCATCTCCGTGATATCCCTGTCGTAG is from Sulfurovum sp. TSL1 and encodes:
- a CDS encoding UPF0323 family lipoprotein, producing the protein MKQLRKLSTMATATGLGALLATGVTGCFSNNQQQQQEKKAQNAFVIIEETAPGRYQIKDEFPAEETRIVLRQMDGTERILTQPEMDALVAQEAAKIDNGTSNLTKAQDPQMSQQGGMGLGEILLSSMAGAVIGSWIGSKLFGNQNYQNNRQAGYKSPSTYTRSQKSFEAAKKSSAKRSGFFGSKSTSSRTGGFFGG
- the ftsZ gene encoding cell division protein FtsZ, producing MEEFEIDIVETKCHTNGAKIKAIGVGGGGGNMINHMISEGINTIDLIVANTDAQALESSLAPYKMQLGINATRGLGAGMLPEKGREAALESFEDIKKMLEGSDIVFISAGLGGGTGTGAAPIIAQAAKEVGALTVSIVTSPFKFEGRKRTKLAKEGLEELKRESDSIIVVPNEKLLSIVEKNLGIKESFRMVDDILAQAVGGISKVILSHGENDINLDFADVKTVMSHRGLALMGAGYASGKNAAYDAAKAAIESPLLDNISIDGAMGVLVHFDIHPDYPIMEIGEAMSIVEESADEDASVIFGTTTNVNMAVDEVKITIVATGFEDKNAVPEPTVTKQKTLLSANTCDINTVRSKMVVGGYNGENEDILDVPTFLRKQMD
- a CDS encoding peptidylprolyl isomerase; the encoded protein is MISWMQKHNKYLVWTIWVATVAFIGAGFVGWGSYNFGSKAGSVAKVGDIEIKQTKLNMVYSNLYNQYNQAMQGQLDEKTAQEMGLVKQAFARLATQAKILNFAKDMGIIVSDAEVAQKLQEIRAFQKDGVFVKEIYEGYLKSQKLRANAFEETLREELILEKTFSLLAVDTLPLEEEAISAAMNVSDKLAYKVLTNDDLNFVTDEAKVKAYWEMQKENFLTPQMYELSILWTQSKDTPVTDDELKAHYDANSFNYTDGTGKQLPFEEAKVLVTKDLKIKKTKKTAQKAYIAFKKGSLDNSEKISLPMGDDQLTEEVWSALKEKSVGDILKPKVVGDAYATVKIENIVLPKVKTYEEAKKEVTVLYENQAKKEALLALAETTLEHFDQNDAIISDFVKLEDNVNLNPLNTQESLQFLQKLFTSSKEKGIISVFDKVIVYNILEQKLLPMDDNQTALVKETANKLKQSTFESNLIKMLDKQYPTEVYMGGLTN
- a CDS encoding adenosylmethionine--8-amino-7-oxononanoate transaminase, translated to MTDQNAKMMQRDLEVIWHPCTQMKDHETLPLVPIKSGKGVYLYDFEGNAYIDAVSSWWVNIFGHANETINTKIKAQLDTLEHVLLAGFTHEPAIELAHKLVNITPHGLDKVFYVDNGSSAVEAALKMSYHYHLNKGKRKALFLSLTNSYHGETIGALSVGDVELYKDTYAPLLIANMQVPVPKDQSVEAAQEALQALEEVLKEKGDEIAAFIIEPLIQGAGGMHMYHPAYLSGARALTQQYGVHLITDEIMTGFGRTGKMFACDHAEISPDFMTLSKALTGGYLALSVVMTTVDVYEAFYCDYNEYKAFLHSHSYTGNPLACAAALATLEIFEQNDIIGENEKKSRYIKEALEKFSVLSNVKEIRQQGMVTAIELKGYETTERIGVKIYEYALTQGVLLRPLGHIIYFMPPYVISYEEIDKMIEVAYAGVKKVAK
- a CDS encoding glutathionylspermidine synthase family protein → MLSLHKTTPLDTDYLESLGFVWHTDHDETSYISDELVVISEEEAEAYYEATNTLYDMFVEAAEHVIQNNLFHEIGIPFNLVEVIQASWENDVHWHLYGRFDLAGGVDGKPIKLLEFNADTPTALFETAIVQWAMLKKNSLEEASQFNALYEALVDNFKRLVTLEEDVSTFEERYDGWNFLFTSVKGNSEEENTVRLLQHIATEAGFNTEFAYIDEIEFSPEEGIFYQDKHYELWFKLIPWEDIALEESDLAMLLTNIIKNQKAIIFNPAYTLLFQSKGLLKILWDLYPDHPLLLESSFEPLHGKKQVQKPVFGREGGSVSILDENGENIVSLEGDYGNHKMVYQAYTELPSDAQSRSYQAGVFYAYEACGLGFRKGGKILDNMSKFVGHIVQ
- a CDS encoding tetratricopeptide repeat protein, whose translation is MNQTQKRLSIINHAISITDVETIQLQILKLGLLKTDLKIQEIITSIQAENYAKAQGLINQYIETPTEDILQRTSQQAQAAMAAEEQAIIDEFDLFVTSHRNEKPQEIDMNDFLLDEFPEETKVETKVEQKQVEHSAFDALLNIDVDHVLTDNITLDVTQTSTDTFFESPKKADHTDKDTFFDNQESEKNEPVIEESMPQETETFIQKELPSKDELLKELKPAIKREEETRSQQYKAIPYIAQKLNSMKKQYPMKERTYEKFDSVENLLRKISQEGYTEEEIEETLTSVKHLNEEGKESEAAQLLLICAASESKFAKFMLARELFKGVILTKNIPEAFAHMHSLALEDYPEALCDIAQFYEHGIETNQDKKKAEQFYKEAMEFGIKRAEKHYHRLQKENRRFFKK
- the ftsA gene encoding cell division protein FtsA; protein product: MSDTILAIDIGSTKICAIIAEIQDSEVTIQGHGISKSQGVKKGAITNIELASKSIKKAINDAKRIAGSNITSATVSISNAYAKSLNSTGIVNIPHKDISIKEINRVMQTALYNANVPTEYDVIHVLPYNFRVDDQDFIEDPFGMNASRMEVDVNIIMTQKSNLSNLKKAVRSAGVEIDGIVLSGYASAIATMDEDEKELGVAVIDLGGQTSNLVIHTGNSIRYNDFLGVGSNHITNDLSMALHTPLQIAENVKIRHGSLIESSNEVIELPIIGDEESRNGVSLEVVHSVIFSRVEEALMILSKSLEKSALKEQIGAGIILTGGMTKLKGMRELAQAIFTGMPVRVGYPDNVNGLFEELKDPAFSTVVGLLLYQAGGHTQYEINFQQELLHSKAMFEDNLNDIRIGHSPNTEEAQTTRAHKDEKEHKLKDQEESDISFDDLPDLGRENKNPLKKLASWARQLF